The genomic stretch AGAATGTCCGCCGGCTATGGCAACATCAACGCGCTCGCAGATTGTTCGTCCGCCGGTCAATATTCTATCGATAGTTTCTACTGCCACTTTTGCCATCGGCATACCCAGTATATTCAATGCCAATATAGGTTTGCCACCCATTGCATAGATATCCGACAATGCGTTGGCCGCGGCAATGCAGCCGAAGTCAAAGGGGTCGTCTACTATGGGCATAAAAAAATCAGTGGTCGTAACCAAGATACTATTTGCACTGAGGCGATAAAGTGCTGCATCGTCCGAAGTGGTGTGGTCGAGTAATAGTCGTGAGGTGGACAGCGAGGGCATGCGATTGAGTAATTTACCAAGGATCGCTGGAGAAATTTTGCAACCGCAACCGCCACCGTGAGATAATGCCGTTAATTTGAAGTTTTTAGTCATGTTTAAGTTAGCAGAGAATTGGACACTCGAACAACTGGCGTATTTTGACGATATTCTAGATGTACGTTCTCCCGCAGAGTACGCTCTTGACCATTTGCCGGCTGCTGTTAATTTTCCGGTGTTAGACGATGCAGAACGCGCCCGCGTTGGCATATTATATAAAAAAGTCTCACACTTTGAGGCAAAAAAACAAGGCGCAGCTTTAGTCGCAGAACATATCGCTGCACATATCAAAGAACACCTTAGCGATAAGAGCGAAGGATGGCAACCCTTAGTTTACTGCTGGCGCGGTGGCACCCGTAGCGCGGCGATGGTGCATGTTCTAAGCGACATAGGCTGGCGTGCGCAACAATTACCCGGAGGCTATAAAGCCTACCGCAATAGAGTCATAGCAAAAATATCCGAACTGGCAAATCAACTGCATTTCACAGTGTTGTGTGGTCCCACTGGTGTAGGTAAAACTAAGCTACTAAACGCATTGCGTAAACAATCAAAACAAGTGCTTGACTTAGAGGATATCGCAAATCATAAAGGCTCAGTACTGGGTGAACCTACTGAAGGCACACAACCTTCGCAAAAATATTTTGAGAGTCGGTTGTGCAGTGCGATGATGGCTTTTGATGCTAAACAGGTAGTCTATGTTGAAGCCGAAAGCCCTAAAATCGGTCGCATTCAACTTCCTACGGTTTTGCTAGATGCGATGCATAGAGGACAATGTCTGCGTGTCGAAGCATCGCTTGCATCGCGAGTATCCTTCTTAAGTTCGGAATATCGCCACTTTTTAAAAAACTCGGAATTATTCAAACAAGCCGTAGAAAAATTGACCGCATATGCGGGCAAGAAAAAAATAACCCACTGGTTGTCATTACATAGTGAAGGAAAGTTAACCGAACTGGTTGAAGATCTATTGGTTTCGTACTACGATCCTTTTTATACTCGTTCAATGAAAAAGAATTTTAAGCGCTATCAAAACACTGATACAAAAATACAACTGCAACACATAGACGAAGCGAACCTTGCCGAAGTAGCCGAGGCTATAGAAAGAATGTGCATGCCAAGCTGTGAGTAAGGCATAGCGCACTACTGTATGTGCGTATGGTACGCCGGCCGGCTTTTACGCTAAACTGTCTTCTCTGAGATACAAAACAAAGTTTTGTTGAGCGCTACGATAGAAACTTTATAGCACGCCTTGTTTTCTTTGTCCGACATAAAAGGCAGTGCCGGAAGTCGCCGATGAAAAAACTACTTTTGTTCCAGTGTCAAAATAAACGACATCGCCGGGTTTTAGGTGAACGCTCTTGCCACCTTCTTCCGAAATAGTCATTTCTCCGTCAAGCATAATTTTACATTCGTCATAACTGTAAGTGTATTCAAGTGGATTGCCTGCTTCCATTCTAAAAAATCCTGCGGTAATCGGTGATGTTGCATTATTTGAAGACACCGTGTCTTCCAAGAACGCATTTATTCCATCTATGCCCAAAGACTTAATTTCTTTCTCCTTAGCATTTGCAAAATATTTCATTGCCATAGTTATACTCCTTAATTTATCAGATTAATTATCAGTTCAAGTATAGCACGGCAAACAGCACCGGCTACTGCACCACACTTTATAATTTAATATACGGCATGCAAATAGTAGTGACTTTAGCTACGACTAATCAAAGAGAGATTTTATAAGTGCCTTAATATTTCTTCTACGAGTAGGCATATAAAAATTACACTACTACAAGCACTACAAGCTATAGCATATCAGATGCTTAGAGCTGTTCAGAGATAATAAATTGCTAGTAAGATAGACAGCGTTATTCCCAGCACGATTATCAGCGTTGTGGTCGATATGTCGCGCCCAATGGTATTTATATGTGGCTGCCTGCTCTTTGCGATAGCTAGTCCGTGTGCATATATTCTACAGCCGATTTTTTCTATGCGCAGATAAGTGGGTTTTAAGTAGTGTTGTAGGCATATTGGTAAGCGACGGTATAGCCAGTCGGTATCTAGAGTGATAGTTGGCGTACGTTTGAGCAACGGGAGCATTAAAAAGAATGCAATCATGGCAAATACTAAGAACTGCGATTGCGAGAGCAGATGCGCTAAAGTATAGGGCTGATAATCAACCGGATAGGGCAGTAGTTGATAGAATTGTTGGGGGAACACACCCATCGCTATACATAGGATGGAGAGAAAAACCATTGCCGCTTTCATATTACTGGGTACTTCCAATACTTGACGGCGCTGGGGTTTGTTTTGAAAAAACACGAACCACGGAATGCCAGCGTGAAGGAATACGCCTGCGGATGCTGCCAGCAGAGCACCCCACACCCAGATCATTTCCGCTTGCTGTGCGGCCTCGCTAATCAGGGATTTTGCAACAAAACCTGAGGTTAACGGCACTGCTGAAATAGAGATTGCGCCGATTACGCTACAGATCATAGTCAAACGCATGACCCGATTTAGTCCGCCAAGCTCAGAGCACTTTCTTTGATTTGTTGCGTATAGCACACCACCTACTGACATCAGCAACAGTCCTTTGTAGATGATGTGCGCCGAGGCGTGCGCAGCGACACCGTTGATTGCCATCTCACTACCAATACCGACACCGGTGATCATAAAACCGACCTGATTGACGATGCTATAGGCGAGTATCCTGCGCATATCGTTTTCCGATAAGGCGTAAATGATGCCGTAAAACATCATGTAGATGCCAATAGGAATTAAAATTGCGTTACCGGCAAATACAACTAGCAGAGCAAACACTGCCGATTTGGTGGTAAACGCCGATAAAAATACGCTGCCGCTTACGCTACCTTCAGGATAGGCATCGGCAACCCACGCAGACAGCGGTGGTGCGCCGGCATTGATGAGAAAGCCAGCCAAGATCATCCACTCGTAGACTGATGACAGCTCAAGCGCGCGCAAAGATGCATCGCCACTTTGCCAAATTAAACCGATAATGCCCGCCAACAATATCATTCCTGATAATAAATGTATTAAGGCATAGCGCATTGTCGCATTAAAAGATGCTGCCATCGGCGACGAGAACAAAATCATCGTAGAACCGATTGCCATGAGTTCCCAGAATATAAAAAAGGTAATGAAGTCACCGCACAATACTAGACTAATCGCGCTACCTGCATATAGTAGAGCGCCTGACAGTTCGGTGCGCGCAGCTTGCTTGAATGCGAACCACAGTCCGCCAAATGCTATCACTGAGAAAGTAGTTGCAAAGAGTAACCCTAAATCACTCTTTTGAACAACGACTAACTGATAGCTCATAAGCGTAGCAGAGACATAGTCTTTGCCTAGCCAAACCACTGCCAAGCACAGTAACGGAAGTAGCAATAGGACAACCCTGCTTGATGTTTTCAAATAGCCGGCAAAGACAGCTCCGCCGATTAATATCAGACCTGGTGACATGAGCCAATCAAGAGTCATAATAAGTATCCTTTCTTTTTATGACTTTCGCGATGAGTAAGGCGATTAATATCAACGCAATAAAACTTACAAAGCCTGCTAATGCGTAGAATCCAGTCATCTTTACCGTTGCAGTGCCGAGCCAGCCCTCTATAACCAATAATAGTGCGCCGACTATCAACAAAATAAGTAGCAGCGAGCGTACATTACGATGCCATAGTTTCTTCATAATAAACCTCCGATCAACGCAATAATTTGATCGCTATAAAAGAATAGCAACACGCAGGTAAGTGTTGGCACGAGCATAGCAATTCGCATGACCAGCGGCGCTTCATCATTGTCTAAACTCAATCTAGGTCTAAAAAAAGCTCGATGAATGATTGGCAACAAATAGGCAGCACTCAGCACACTACCAGTTACTAGCACTACAATGGCAACATAGCTACCGGAGGCAACGGCACCTTCCAATAAAAACCATTTGCTAGTAAATCCGATCAACGGTGGCATACCGATAATAGAGAGTGAGGAAATCGTGAATAGCCCCATCGTCCATGGCATCGTGTGCCCGATACCGTCAAGTTCGCGGATACGACTAAAGCCTTTTACCGTATAAATTGCACCGGCGGCAAAGAACAATGTTATTTTGGCAAAGCCGTGGGCGACGATATACAGTGCTGCGCCAGACAATGCTAGCGGGTGCAATATGGCGACACCTAGAATAATATAAGAAAGCTGGCTGATCGTTGAATAAGCCAATAGCTTTTTCAACTGCACTTGCTTCAGGGCAATCACCGAAGCTGCCAGAATCGTAAAGCCGGCAAGATAAACTAACCAGTCGGTATTGATACCCGTTAGAGTATCTACTCCGAAGGTATAAACCACGATTTTCATTATTGTAAAAACACCAGCTTTAACCACTGCGACTGCGTGGAGTAAGGCGCTGACCGGCACTGGTGCGACCATAGCACTCGGCAACCAACGGTGTAACGGCATAATTGCAGCTTTGGTGGTTCCGAACACGACCAGCAATAACAGAATGGTAGTTTCCATAGCACTGGTATAGCCCGGTAATATGCCGCCTTTTTCAAAATCTAAACTCCCAGCAACATAGCCTATCCAGATAATCGCAGTGAGCAAAAATAATGCCGATGCGCCGACCAGTGTCAGTAAATAAAGCCATCCGGCTTTCAGTGCTTCGCTAGTACGGCTGTGGACGACTAACGGATAGGTGCTAAAGCTCAGTATCTCGTAGAAGATAAAAAGAGTCAGTAAGTTATCGGCAAAGGCAATGCCTAAGGCACTGCCTATCGCCAGGCTGTAGCAGGCAAAGAAATGTGTGGTGCGCGGCAGATTATTCTGATACATATAAGTCATTGCGTATAACGAACTCACTGGCCACAGTACGCAGACCAAGCCGGCAAATATCAATCCCAAAGGCTCCACTGAAAAAGTGATGCCGATATTGCCGACGATATCCAGTAGGGTGACCTTAAAGTCGGCCGCAGGGTTATAGAGTGATGCCAGCCATATCAATGCGAGCAGCGAGATAAACGGTGCAACGGTATTGACAGTATTAATCAAAGTCGGCCTTTTGTGGTTTAACAAGATCAGCAACGCAGCCACGAAAGGCGTTGCAAGACAAAGCAATAATGCACCCGCAGTCATAATTGTGCCCATAATGTGTTGCCTACAGCGGCGCAAATCTCAGTCAGCCAAGCGGGTTGCACGCCGGTGTAAATGGTAATAGCGGCTAATGCATAAACGGCAATAGTCATGCTAAGCGGTGCTTCTTTAACTTGGGTTGCTTTGCTTCCTTCAGAATAAGTGGCCGCTATCAATTGCCATACATAAATAAGGCTCAGCAAAGAACCAGTCAATACAACGATTACAATCAACCAAACATTCGCCTGTAGTGCTGCAGTGATTAAATACCACTTGCTTATGAAGCCTGATGTCAGAGGCATGCCGATTAAACTCAAGCCGCCGATAACCAGTGCTGCCGCTGTCCACGGCATCTGCTTGGACAGTCCGCGCAGTTCTAAAAGCGTACAATTTCCCATTCTATAAACTACGCAACCTAAAGCCAAAAATAGCATGCATTTGATAATCGCATGATTAAATAGATTGATGAGCGCTGCGCTCACCCCTGCTGAGCTCAGTAAGCCTACGCCAACAATGATATAACCCAGTTGCCCAATGCTCGAATAAGCCATCATCTTTTTGATGTGTTTTTGCCGACAGGCAACGAATGAACCAAATAAGATGGATAGGCTACCTAGGATTAGTAAGATAGTGTCTATATGATCGGAGAACGCAGAACCGCCAAAAGTATCGAAATAAAAACGAATCAGCAAGTACAGCGCAACTTTACTGCTGATACCAGAGAATAATGCGCTGATTGCCGACGGCGCGTAAGTATAAACCCGAGGCAGCCAAAAATGCAGAGGGAATACCGCACTCTTAAGCAATAAGCCGATGATTATAAAAACCAAGGCTGCCAGTCCAGCCGGCGTGTCTAACAAAGTCGATAACCGCAGCGATAAATCACTAAGATTAAGCGTGCCAGACAAGACATACAAATAGCCGATGCCGAGTAATAAAAATATTGCCCCCACAGTGCCTAGAATCAGGTACTGATAAGCTGCGATGAGATCATTGGGTTTGCCCTTGGCTGCAGTTAATGCGTAGCCAGCGAGCGATGCCATTTCTAAAAACACATAAATATTGAATAAGTCGTCGGTTACGACAGCACCGGTATAACCCGATTGCGAGATGAATAACGCACTATAAATAGGATAGCGGTGTCGGTCGGCAAGCTCGGCAGCAAAACTGCGTGGTATATAAAGAAATACAAATAAGAAAATGATACTCAATAAAAAGGCAATCAGTGCGCTCAGAACATCGATCTTATAGGCGATGCCAAACGGCGGTATCCATCCGCCGAGATAGTAGCTTAGGTCACCCGTAGTGCTGGCGTATATCAACATCCACGCACAAGCAATGACTGAGAAAGTGCCAACCAGTAGAGATAAAATATGGAGGAATTTGTTGTTGCGTAGCAACAGACATAGCGGTGCGCATAATAACGGTAATGCGACGACTAATACGGGGATGTGCCTGAGCATATTAAATTATGAAAAGCCGTTTTAACTTAAAGTACTATACTTGGAAATCGTGTTTTCACTCAAACTGCCACAGGATTTTTTGATTTTAACAATCAGCGTAAGCGCCACTGCGGTGATAGAGACATTGACAACGATAGCAGTTAGTATCAGCACATGCGGTAGCGGATTTGCATAAACATCGTAATCTGCTGACAACAACGGTGCGCTACCGCCTACCACCGCACTCGCCGAAATATAAAAGATAAAAACCGAAGTCTGCATTATGCCGACACCGACTACTTTTTTAATTAGGTTGTCATAAGCTATCGTGATATAAAGCCCAATAACGAATAGCGTTGTAATTAATAAGTGTATATAGGGTTGTAGTGAGGCGTCCACAGTTACTCATCCACTTCCGCCATCAACAGATAGAAAATCAACATCACAACCCCAACGATAGTAATGCCTACTCCTAGCTCAATCAATAACACACCAGCGTGTTGACCAGAGAGGGGCTGTGTTGCCAGCACCGAATAATTCAGAAACTCTCCGCCCATCAATAGACCAGCAAAACCCACTAAAATGTAGATGCCAATACCTAAACTTGCTAGTATCTGCGCAGTCTGCATAGAGATAACGCGACGCGCGCTTTCGACACCAAAGGTGAAAGCATACAATACTAAGCCAATAGTGAATATCATCCCAGCTTGGAACCCACCGCCAGGTCCGTAGTTACCGTGAAATTGCACATAGAGTCCGTAGAGTAGTATGGTCGGCACCAAAGTGTATGTGGTTTCCCTAATGATGGGATTGTGTTTAATCATCATGGCTTCATTCCCCTGATATGATTACCTAGCATGATCAATACGCCGACACCAGCAGTGAATATAACTGCAACTTCTCCTAATGTATCCATGCCGCGATAGCTCGCTAGCACGGCGCTCACTACATTTGGTTTGCCGACATCTACCATAGCGTGCTCTAAATAATAATGCGCGACATAAGCGTGCAGTGCTATATCGCCATCACCCAACAATGGTAAATCAACCATAGAGTAGTAAATCAAAACGCCGATAACTAGCGATAAAGCGAGCGCCGGGATTTTTCTGGATGCAGCGTAGGCACGCTGTTCACCTACTGCGCCAATTGTTATTAACAAAAGGATGGTGCCGATTCCAGCGCCTACGGCAGCTTCGGTGAAAGCTACATCTGGGGCACTCAAAGACATATAGAGCGCCGCTGCCGACAGACTGATGATACTCGACAAAAAAGCAACTGAGAACAAATTGTTGGTGATGGCAACGATAAACGCAGTGCCTACGAGCAGTAACAAAATAAGTAGTGGGATATAATCCATCATTATTCGGTGGTCTCGGATAAGTAGATATTAAACAACGCATAGATCGCAACGGGTGAAGTCGTCACTAAAAATAGTATTATTAAAAAAAGTTTTAACGAGACGATAGACCAACCGTACTGCAAAACGACCGCAATAATAATCAACGATGCACCTAATACATCGACCAGACTGGCGGCGTGTGCGCGGGTTTCAAAATTGGGCAAACGCAGTATTCCTAAGGCGCCAATAACTACGAAGAGCGCACCGACTACAGCAAACGACCAGCTTAATATTTCAATCATTGGAAAGGCGCCTCCTGATATTGTTAAAAAACGCTAGCCAACCCTGCCCCTTCTTCTTAAACAGTCTCAACCAAGCAATCATGCTAACGAAGTTAACCAGTGCATACAAAAGTGCGATGTCGATGAAGTACTCGCGTCCCGATAGTAACCCAATGCCGACAATCAATAGTATCGTAATCGTGCCAAAAGTGTTGATAGTGAGCACTTGGTCAAAAATATGCTTAGAAAAACCAGCATGCAATAAAATCAGGAACATCGCAAACAATAACGATAAG from Chromatiales bacterium encodes the following:
- the mnmH gene encoding tRNA 2-selenouridine(34) synthase MnmH; this translates as MFKLAENWTLEQLAYFDDILDVRSPAEYALDHLPAAVNFPVLDDAERARVGILYKKVSHFEAKKQGAALVAEHIAAHIKEHLSDKSEGWQPLVYCWRGGTRSAAMVHVLSDIGWRAQQLPGGYKAYRNRVIAKISELANQLHFTVLCGPTGVGKTKLLNALRKQSKQVLDLEDIANHKGSVLGEPTEGTQPSQKYFESRLCSAMMAFDAKQVVYVEAESPKIGRIQLPTVLLDAMHRGQCLRVEASLASRVSFLSSEYRHFLKNSELFKQAVEKLTAYAGKKKITHWLSLHSEGKLTELVEDLLVSYYDPFYTRSMKKNFKRYQNTDTKIQLQHIDEANLAEVAEAIERMCMPSCE
- a CDS encoding DUF861 domain-containing protein, which gives rise to MAMKYFANAKEKEIKSLGIDGINAFLEDTVSSNNATSPITAGFFRMEAGNPLEYTYSYDECKIMLDGEMTISEEGGKSVHLKPGDVVYFDTGTKVVFSSATSGTAFYVGQRKQGVL
- a CDS encoding Na(+)/H(+) antiporter subunit D, which encodes MTLDWLMSPGLILIGGAVFAGYLKTSSRVVLLLLPLLCLAVVWLGKDYVSATLMSYQLVVVQKSDLGLLFATTFSVIAFGGLWFAFKQAARTELSGALLYAGSAISLVLCGDFITFFIFWELMAIGSTMILFSSPMAASFNATMRYALIHLLSGMILLAGIIGLIWQSGDASLRALELSSVYEWMILAGFLINAGAPPLSAWVADAYPEGSVSGSVFLSAFTTKSAVFALLVVFAGNAILIPIGIYMMFYGIIYALSENDMRRILAYSIVNQVGFMITGVGIGSEMAINGVAAHASAHIIYKGLLLMSVGGVLYATNQRKCSELGGLNRVMRLTMICSVIGAISISAVPLTSGFVAKSLISEAAQQAEMIWVWGALLAASAGVFLHAGIPWFVFFQNKPQRRQVLEVPSNMKAAMVFLSILCIAMGVFPQQFYQLLPYPVDYQPYTLAHLLSQSQFLVFAMIAFFLMLPLLKRTPTITLDTDWLYRRLPICLQHYLKPTYLRIEKIGCRIYAHGLAIAKSRQPHINTIGRDISTTTLIIVLGITLSILLAIYYL
- a CDS encoding monovalent cation/H+ antiporter subunit D family protein (subunit D of antiporter complex involved in resistance to high concentrations of Na+, K+, Li+ and/or alkali; contains an oxidoreductase domain; catalyzes the transfer of electrons from NADH to ubiquinone); amino-acid sequence: MTAGALLLCLATPFVAALLILLNHKRPTLINTVNTVAPFISLLALIWLASLYNPAADFKVTLLDIVGNIGITFSVEPLGLIFAGLVCVLWPVSSLYAMTYMYQNNLPRTTHFFACYSLAIGSALGIAFADNLLTLFIFYEILSFSTYPLVVHSRTSEALKAGWLYLLTLVGASALFLLTAIIWIGYVAGSLDFEKGGILPGYTSAMETTILLLLVVFGTTKAAIMPLHRWLPSAMVAPVPVSALLHAVAVVKAGVFTIMKIVVYTFGVDTLTGINTDWLVYLAGFTILAASVIALKQVQLKKLLAYSTISQLSYIILGVAILHPLALSGAALYIVAHGFAKITLFFAAGAIYTVKGFSRIRELDGIGHTMPWTMGLFTISSLSIIGMPPLIGFTSKWFLLEGAVASGSYVAIVVLVTGSVLSAAYLLPIIHRAFFRPRLSLDNDEAPLVMRIAMLVPTLTCVLLFFYSDQIIALIGGLL
- a CDS encoding monovalent cation/H+ antiporter subunit D family protein, with protein sequence MLRHIPVLVVALPLLCAPLCLLLRNNKFLHILSLLVGTFSVIACAWMLIYASTTGDLSYYLGGWIPPFGIAYKIDVLSALIAFLLSIIFLFVFLYIPRSFAAELADRHRYPIYSALFISQSGYTGAVVTDDLFNIYVFLEMASLAGYALTAAKGKPNDLIAAYQYLILGTVGAIFLLLGIGYLYVLSGTLNLSDLSLRLSTLLDTPAGLAALVFIIIGLLLKSAVFPLHFWLPRVYTYAPSAISALFSGISSKVALYLLIRFYFDTFGGSAFSDHIDTILLILGSLSILFGSFVACRQKHIKKMMAYSSIGQLGYIIVGVGLLSSAGVSAALINLFNHAIIKCMLFLALGCVVYRMGNCTLLELRGLSKQMPWTAAALVIGGLSLIGMPLTSGFISKWYLITAALQANVWLIVIVVLTGSLLSLIYVWQLIAATYSEGSKATQVKEAPLSMTIAVYALAAITIYTGVQPAWLTEICAAVGNTLWAQL
- a CDS encoding cation:proton antiporter subunit C — translated: MDASLQPYIHLLITTLFVIGLYITIAYDNLIKKVVGVGIMQTSVFIFYISASAVVGGSAPLLSADYDVYANPLPHVLILTAIVVNVSITAVALTLIVKIKKSCGSLSENTISKYSTLS
- a CDS encoding Na(+)/H(+) antiporter subunit B; the encoded protein is MKHNPIIRETTYTLVPTILLYGLYVQFHGNYGPGGGFQAGMIFTIGLVLYAFTFGVESARRVISMQTAQILASLGIGIYILVGFAGLLMGGEFLNYSVLATQPLSGQHAGVLLIELGVGITIVGVVMLIFYLLMAEVDE
- a CDS encoding DUF4040 domain-containing protein, giving the protein MMDYIPLLILLLLVGTAFIVAITNNLFSVAFLSSIISLSAAALYMSLSAPDVAFTEAAVGAGIGTILLLITIGAVGEQRAYAASRKIPALALSLVIGVLIYYSMVDLPLLGDGDIALHAYVAHYYLEHAMVDVGKPNVVSAVLASYRGMDTLGEVAVIFTAGVGVLIMLGNHIRGMKP
- a CDS encoding monovalent cation/H(+) antiporter subunit G gives rise to the protein MIEILSWSFAVVGALFVVIGALGILRLPNFETRAHAASLVDVLGASLIIIAVVLQYGWSIVSLKLFLIILFLVTTSPVAIYALFNIYLSETTE